Part of the Nicotiana tabacum cultivar K326 chromosome 20, ASM71507v2, whole genome shotgun sequence genome, TGAGGCATTTGACTCTCCAAAATCTTTTAATACTTCCTCCACCAGCCTTCAGAGGATTTGATAGGCTAATTATCCTGGAATTACGTGATGTTACAATTTCTTCCAAGTTGCTTGAAAGTTTAATCTCTCATTGCTTGTTGCTTGAGCAATTGGTGCTGCAGATCTCAAGTGCTTTAAGCGAAGTCATTGGAATTAACGGTCCCATGCTGAGATCTTTTGACTTCACAGGCAGTATGAGTTCTATCTGTTTAAAAAGTACCCCTCTTCTGGCAAAACTTTCACTTACGCATAGGGAATATTATGTGGCGGCACGAAAAAGTAATATTGCCGAGTTTTTTGAGTCCTTTTCTGCTATAGAGTACCTCCACTTAAATGACATGGTAAATGTTGCTTCATGGCTTCATTATATTGCAGTTTCAATGATTGAACATCTTTTGGGCTATGAGTTATCCTGATTTTTGCCTCTTTTTTTCTAAGTCCTTTGTTGCAGGAGCAGGTGAAATACCAACAAGGCTTTTGTTTAATCTTAACTGTGTCAAACATCTTCGCATATCTAGTATTTTTCTGGGTTGCTGGGATGAGGTTGCATGCGCTCTTTGTCTGATAAGAAGCTTTCCATTTTTACAATATATGGAAATTAAGGTTCTCTTGGCTTTCTCTTTTTGTATAG contains:
- the LOC107776120 gene encoding F-box/FBD/LRR-repeat protein At1g13570, which produces MMPPKGKKQYHCQILPLDMLSSLPENVIDDILLRLPLRDVVRTSILSKKWRYNWCRLPELALDQTLWITKKDLMYFAHKFTKIVTHFMRFHDGPITKFTLFIPYLERSPNIDKLIRFLCRNGIRHLVLRLPIRGNLYELPPSFFTCFELRHLTLQNLLILPPPAFRGFDRLIILELRDVTISSKLLESLISHCLLLEQLVLQISSALSEVIGINGPMLRSFDFTGSMSSICLKSTPLLAKLSLTHREYYVAARKSNIAEFFESFSAIEYLHLNDMSFVAGAGEIPTRLLFNLNCVKHLRISSIFLGCWDEVACALCLIRSFPFLQYMEIKVERDDNDIPAL